One Pseudomonas sp. AN-1 genomic region harbors:
- a CDS encoding ankyrin repeat domain-containing protein — translation MKLSTMTLASLALVGLAPSWAQDTTPAGQPLVGDWCLVETVLDEETSIPNITWSFDAHGKYRFAIGGSPFSGDYRLEGDTLHAAPYVLSNLEFADDSFRANFNGRSRFVKGACPAPKLGFDDHMALIKAVRLGQLDEIRRLIAQAENPDITEPGDTWEHTPLHLAAKFNAKESAALLLSLGAAPNKADAAGNTPLDIAVKKNALAVAGVLLEAGVDPNRADSQGRTPLMFAIGDSDTAMVKLLLEHGAGADAHFSGWDGQSMSLREYAQKSERSSEILELLNQH, via the coding sequence TTGAAACTCAGCACAATGACCCTGGCCAGCCTCGCGCTGGTCGGCTTGGCCCCGTCCTGGGCCCAGGACACCACACCTGCCGGTCAGCCTCTGGTCGGCGACTGGTGTCTCGTGGAGACCGTGCTCGACGAGGAAACCTCGATCCCGAACATAACCTGGTCCTTCGACGCCCATGGCAAATACCGCTTCGCGATCGGCGGATCGCCTTTCTCCGGCGACTACCGCCTGGAGGGCGACACCCTGCACGCGGCGCCCTATGTCTTGTCGAACCTGGAGTTCGCCGACGACTCCTTCCGTGCCAACTTCAACGGCCGCTCGCGCTTCGTCAAGGGTGCTTGCCCGGCGCCAAAACTCGGCTTCGACGATCACATGGCACTGATCAAGGCCGTCCGCCTTGGGCAACTGGACGAGATTCGGCGCCTCATCGCCCAGGCGGAAAACCCGGACATCACCGAGCCGGGCGATACCTGGGAGCACACGCCGCTGCACCTTGCCGCCAAGTTCAACGCCAAGGAGTCCGCCGCCCTGCTGCTTTCCCTGGGCGCGGCCCCGAACAAGGCGGATGCTGCCGGCAATACACCGCTGGATATTGCCGTGAAGAAAAACGCCCTGGCGGTCGCCGGGGTGTTGCTGGAGGCCGGGGTGGATCCGAACCGTGCCGACAGCCAGGGGCGTACTCCGCTGATGTTCGCGATCGGCGACTCCGACACGGCCATGGTCAAGCTGCTGCTGGAGCACGGCGCCGGTGCCGATGCTCACTTCAGTGGCTGGGACGGCCAGTCCATGTCCTTGCGCGAATACGCCCAGAAAAGCGAGCGCAGCAGCGAAATCCTCGAACTCTTGAACCAGCACTGA